A genome region from Bradyrhizobium commune includes the following:
- a CDS encoding ABC transporter ATP-binding protein, whose translation MVESKTSSTVEAGLTALAVSLRGVTKAYDNGVMALGPLDLAVRKGEFISLLGPSGCGKSTALRLIAGLSAPSSGTMRVARHEGPVQPGHGIGFVFQEPTLMPWTSVRENVRLPLKLGGIPKAEGCARADAALSSVGLADFADAFPRELSGGMKMRVSLARALVTDPDILLMDEPFAALDEIARFRLNNDLLALWRGLRKTVIFVTHSVFESVYLSQRVVVMTARPGRIQADLRIETVEPRGEEFRTSAAYSDYCRRVSAALAPSYSGQSTL comes from the coding sequence ATGGTAGAGAGCAAAACTTCGTCCACGGTCGAGGCCGGCCTGACGGCGCTTGCCGTCAGCCTGCGCGGTGTGACGAAGGCTTATGACAACGGCGTCATGGCGCTCGGCCCGCTCGATCTCGCCGTGCGCAAGGGCGAGTTCATCTCGCTGCTCGGGCCCTCCGGCTGCGGCAAGTCGACGGCGCTGCGCCTGATCGCAGGCCTCAGCGCGCCGTCGTCCGGCACGATGCGGGTGGCGCGCCACGAGGGGCCGGTGCAGCCGGGCCATGGTATCGGCTTCGTGTTCCAGGAGCCGACCTTGATGCCCTGGACCAGCGTGCGCGAAAACGTGCGGCTGCCGCTCAAGCTTGGTGGCATCCCCAAGGCAGAGGGATGCGCGCGCGCCGATGCGGCGCTGTCCAGCGTCGGCCTCGCCGATTTCGCCGACGCCTTTCCGCGCGAATTGTCCGGTGGCATGAAGATGCGGGTGTCGCTGGCGCGCGCGCTCGTCACCGATCCCGACATTCTCCTGATGGATGAGCCGTTCGCGGCACTCGACGAGATCGCGCGCTTTCGCCTCAACAACGACCTGCTCGCGCTGTGGCGCGGCCTTCGCAAGACCGTCATCTTCGTCACCCATTCGGTGTTCGAATCCGTCTATCTGTCCCAGCGCGTCGTGGTGATGACGGCGCGACCCGGCCGCATCCAGGCCGATCTCCGCATCGAGACGGTCGAGCCGCGCGGCGAGGAGTTTCGTACCTCGGCCGCCTATTCCGATTATTGCCGGCGTGTGTCGGCCGCGCTGGCGCCGTCCTATTCGGGACAGTCGACGCTGTGA
- a CDS encoding ABC transporter permease translates to MSAQAPIATRPSGAQSAVRFVAPVILCALGLLAWELVVRVKEIPPYVLPAPSAIVLTLIRDWAVLSQSLATTLLTTLEGFVAASLGGIALALLFNQSKWVEYSLFPYAVVLQVTPVIAIAPLLLIYLEQQTAVVVCAFIVAFFPVLSNTTLGLNSVDRNLAGLFRLYGASPPQTLRFLKLPAALPYILGGLRIAGGLSLIGAVVAEIAAGTAGAGSGLAYRIAESGYRLNIPRMFAALLLLSLAGIVIYGVLALISHLVLRRWHESALGKDN, encoded by the coding sequence GTGAGCGCGCAAGCCCCCATCGCCACCAGGCCGTCCGGTGCGCAAAGCGCAGTGCGTTTCGTAGCGCCTGTCATCCTATGCGCATTGGGGCTCCTCGCCTGGGAACTCGTCGTCCGCGTCAAGGAGATCCCGCCTTACGTGTTGCCGGCGCCCTCGGCCATCGTCCTGACGCTGATCAGGGACTGGGCCGTGCTGTCACAATCGCTCGCCACCACGCTTCTGACGACGCTTGAAGGGTTTGTGGCGGCGAGCCTCGGCGGCATTGCGCTTGCGCTGTTGTTCAACCAGTCGAAATGGGTCGAATACTCGCTGTTCCCCTATGCCGTCGTGCTTCAGGTGACACCGGTGATCGCCATCGCGCCACTGCTCCTGATCTATCTGGAGCAGCAGACCGCGGTCGTCGTCTGCGCCTTCATCGTTGCCTTCTTCCCGGTGCTCTCAAACACCACGCTCGGGCTGAATTCGGTCGACCGCAACCTCGCCGGCCTGTTCCGGCTCTATGGCGCCTCGCCGCCTCAGACCCTGCGTTTCCTGAAGCTGCCCGCGGCGCTGCCCTATATCCTCGGCGGTCTGCGCATTGCCGGCGGGCTCTCGCTGATCGGCGCGGTGGTCGCGGAGATCGCAGCGGGAACGGCCGGTGCTGGCTCGGGGCTCGCCTACAGGATCGCCGAATCCGGCTACCGGTTGAACATACCCCGCATGTTCGCGGCGCTGCTTTTGTTGTCGCTGGCCGGGATTGTCATCTATGGGGTGCTGGCGCTAATTTCCCACCTCGTTTTACGGCGCTGGCATGAAAGCGCGCTTGGAAAGGACAACTGA
- a CDS encoding 2-hydroxyacid dehydrogenase, with the protein MTAGSISSDKIDVLIYGPVRPILENGFSDHFVVHKAETRGDLERLTPAIRDKIRGVAVTYHTVRADKDSLSQLPRIEMVASFGVGYDHIDAKYAAEHNIIVTNTPDVLTEEVADVAMGLLISTVREFVKADRYVRSGLWQTQNYPLSVGSLRDRKVGIVGMGRIGQAIARRLDASLVPVVYHSRNPSKDVSYKHYPDLIEMAKAVDTLMVIVPGGASTNKMVNAEVLKALGPRGVLINVARGSVVDEQALVQALKSGTILAAGLDVFAAEPNVPDELKAMQNVVLLPHIGSASVVTRNAMDQLVVDNLKSWFAGKAPLTPVAETPFKGR; encoded by the coding sequence ATGACCGCCGGTTCGATTTCGTCCGACAAGATCGATGTACTGATCTATGGGCCGGTGCGGCCGATCCTCGAAAACGGTTTCTCCGATCATTTCGTCGTCCACAAGGCCGAGACGCGCGGTGACCTCGAGCGGCTGACGCCGGCGATCCGCGACAAGATCCGCGGCGTGGCGGTGACCTATCACACGGTGCGCGCCGACAAGGATTCGCTGTCGCAACTGCCGAGGATCGAGATGGTGGCGAGCTTCGGCGTCGGCTACGACCACATCGACGCTAAATACGCGGCCGAGCACAACATCATCGTCACCAACACGCCGGACGTGCTGACCGAGGAGGTCGCCGACGTCGCGATGGGGCTGCTGATCTCCACCGTCCGCGAATTCGTCAAGGCCGACCGCTATGTGCGTTCCGGTCTCTGGCAGACGCAGAACTATCCCTTGAGCGTCGGCTCGCTGCGCGACCGCAAGGTCGGCATCGTCGGCATGGGGCGGATCGGCCAGGCGATCGCGCGCCGGCTTGATGCCTCGCTGGTGCCGGTGGTCTATCATTCGCGCAATCCGTCTAAGGACGTCTCCTACAAGCACTATCCCGATCTGATCGAGATGGCGAAGGCGGTGGACACGCTGATGGTGATCGTGCCGGGCGGCGCCTCGACCAACAAGATGGTCAACGCCGAAGTGCTCAAGGCGCTCGGCCCGCGCGGCGTGCTGATCAACGTGGCGCGCGGCTCTGTCGTCGACGAGCAGGCGCTGGTCCAGGCCTTGAAGAGCGGCACCATTCTCGCCGCCGGCCTCGACGTGTTCGCGGCCGAGCCCAACGTGCCGGACGAGCTCAAGGCCATGCAGAACGTGGTGCTGCTGCCGCATATCGGTTCGGCCTCGGTGGTGACGCGCAACGCCATGGACCAGCTCGTGGTCGACAATCTCAAGTCCTGGTTTGCCGGCAAGGCGCCGTTGACGCCGGTTGCGGAAACGCCGTTCAAGGGGCGCTGA
- a CDS encoding AprI/Inh family metalloprotease inhibitor, whose translation MTTLRVVALLIAACAAAMTPALAQDATTLKKEMVGQWELSTTERSKTCVVTMKGDVAAQGFKLELEPACKTALPFTKDIVAWSVKGLDIVRLQDATGESVIDFTEVEAGIFEGLRQGEGVYILQDLAAARSMAKSMDQMIGDWAMVRGNGQPICGLTLTNTEAEQDNFQVFLKPKCDAAIAQFNPTQWRLERGQIILMSKSGEVWQFEADDNAQWRRVPDTADPLIMLRQ comes from the coding sequence ATGACCACGCTTCGGGTCGTCGCACTGCTGATCGCGGCATGTGCCGCCGCGATGACTCCTGCGCTCGCGCAGGATGCGACGACCCTGAAGAAGGAGATGGTCGGGCAGTGGGAGCTCTCGACCACCGAACGCAGCAAGACCTGCGTCGTCACGATGAAGGGCGATGTCGCCGCGCAGGGTTTCAAGCTCGAGCTGGAGCCGGCCTGCAAGACCGCGCTACCCTTCACCAAGGACATCGTCGCCTGGAGCGTCAAGGGCCTCGACATCGTCCGCTTGCAGGATGCGACCGGGGAATCCGTGATCGACTTCACCGAGGTCGAGGCCGGCATTTTCGAGGGCCTGCGGCAGGGCGAGGGCGTCTACATCCTGCAAGACCTCGCCGCCGCCCGTTCGATGGCCAAGTCGATGGACCAGATGATCGGCGACTGGGCCATGGTGCGCGGCAACGGCCAGCCGATCTGCGGATTGACGCTGACCAACACGGAAGCCGAGCAGGACAATTTCCAGGTCTTCCTCAAGCCGAAATGCGATGCCGCGATCGCCCAGTTCAACCCGACGCAATGGCGGCTCGAGCGCGGCCAGATCATCCTGATGTCCAAATCCGGCGAGGTCTGGCAGTTCGAGGCCGACGACAACGCGCAATGGCGGCGCGTCCCTGACACCGCCGATCCGCTGATCATGTTGCGTCAATAG
- a CDS encoding YMGG-like glycine zipper-containing protein, whose amino-acid sequence MLRGFGIAACLTVAMAIPAHDAVAQDAVGGAIIGGVGGAILGGALGGGRGAAIGAVVGAGTGAAIASEGERRRSGYYAYQRGCYMQRPDGRYVPVDPRYCY is encoded by the coding sequence ATGCTTCGAGGTTTTGGAATTGCGGCATGCCTGACCGTGGCCATGGCGATCCCGGCCCATGACGCGGTGGCGCAGGACGCTGTCGGCGGCGCCATCATCGGCGGTGTCGGCGGAGCGATCCTGGGTGGTGCGCTCGGCGGTGGCCGTGGCGCCGCGATCGGTGCGGTCGTCGGTGCCGGCACGGGTGCCGCCATCGCTTCCGAAGGCGAGCGCCGCCGCTCGGGTTATTACGCGTATCAGCGCGGCTGCTACATGCAGCGCCCGGACGGCCGCTACGTCCCGGTCGATCCGCGATACTGCTACTGA
- a CDS encoding AraC family transcriptional regulator, protein MDPLSSLVALMRPQTVVSKLVSGSGCWAARYARSGIPGFGVVVTGKCHFRADGCEPVELSEGDFTLLPTGPGFVIASDPDVEPDDMQACPAAAILAETQLGPKTGTPDFRLLGGYFRFGAPNSEMLTQILPALIHVKCADNTARRIADTLGSLRGEALDQRPGRDLIIQRLIEVMLIEALRYRSEQGDASARPGLLNGLADDRVGRALTSLHADVARPWSVASLAEEAHLSRTAFSERFSRLVGMPPMTYLTKWRMAVAKDILQRKRLPQDVVAATVGYQSASAFNTAFRREVGQAPGEYIRANLVLTA, encoded by the coding sequence ATGGATCCGCTGTCTTCCCTTGTCGCGTTGATGCGGCCTCAAACCGTTGTATCAAAACTGGTGAGTGGCTCGGGCTGCTGGGCCGCCCGCTATGCCCGCTCCGGCATCCCCGGCTTTGGTGTCGTGGTGACCGGCAAATGCCATTTCCGGGCTGACGGTTGCGAGCCTGTCGAACTGAGCGAAGGGGATTTCACGCTATTGCCGACCGGCCCGGGCTTCGTGATCGCAAGCGATCCCGATGTCGAACCTGATGATATGCAGGCTTGTCCGGCGGCCGCGATTCTCGCGGAGACCCAGCTCGGTCCCAAGACCGGCACGCCCGATTTCCGGCTCCTCGGCGGGTATTTTCGGTTCGGCGCACCCAACTCGGAAATGCTGACGCAGATCCTGCCAGCACTGATTCATGTCAAATGCGCCGACAACACCGCGCGCCGGATTGCCGATACACTTGGCTCGCTGCGGGGCGAAGCGCTCGACCAGCGACCCGGACGCGACCTCATTATCCAGCGCTTGATCGAAGTCATGCTGATCGAGGCGTTGCGCTACAGATCCGAACAAGGCGATGCCTCGGCGCGCCCCGGTCTCCTTAACGGTCTGGCGGACGACCGGGTCGGGCGGGCACTGACAAGCCTTCACGCCGATGTTGCACGCCCCTGGAGCGTCGCATCGCTGGCAGAGGAGGCACACCTGTCACGGACAGCCTTTAGCGAGCGCTTCAGCCGTCTCGTCGGTATGCCTCCGATGACTTATCTCACCAAATGGAGGATGGCCGTTGCCAAGGATATCCTCCAGAGGAAGCGATTGCCGCAGGACGTCGTTGCCGCGACGGTCGGTTATCAATCCGCTAGCGCCTTCAACACGGCTTTCCGCAGAGAAGTAGGGCAGGCTCCGGGCGAATATATTCGGGCCAACTTGGTGCTTACCGCCTAG
- a CDS encoding SDR family oxidoreductase, with protein sequence MKTVLITGSSSGFGKATAQLFLANGWNVIATMRQPQDGLFAASSNNLRVAALDVTDARSIRMAVSEAVNAFDGVDVLVNNAGFGAFLPLETTSDELTRRLFETNTLGTIAMVHAIVPHMRQRGSGTIVNVTSSVVFNPSPLVSVYTATKTAVEGFSEALHYELAPFGIHVKLVEPGYGPDTKFRTSMMAFNDANSFPAPYQPLLDARMSNLPEATTSLEDVANAVFRAANDTGATLRYPAGPDSVASAKMRAGLSEDDFLASKRGAYAVPRQ encoded by the coding sequence ATGAAAACGGTTCTGATCACTGGTAGCTCGTCGGGTTTCGGCAAGGCGACCGCACAACTTTTCCTCGCCAACGGGTGGAACGTCATTGCGACAATGCGCCAGCCTCAAGACGGCCTCTTCGCCGCAAGCTCGAATAATCTGCGCGTGGCCGCGCTCGACGTGACCGATGCGCGGAGCATTCGGATGGCTGTCAGCGAGGCGGTCAATGCTTTCGACGGCGTCGATGTCCTCGTCAACAATGCCGGCTTCGGAGCTTTCTTGCCGCTCGAAACGACCTCGGATGAGCTGACCCGCCGCTTGTTTGAAACCAACACGCTTGGCACCATCGCAATGGTCCATGCCATCGTGCCGCATATGCGTCAGCGCGGTTCGGGCACCATCGTCAACGTGACATCCAGCGTCGTCTTCAATCCCTCGCCACTGGTCTCCGTGTATACCGCCACCAAAACAGCTGTCGAGGGCTTCTCGGAGGCGCTTCATTATGAGCTCGCGCCGTTCGGCATCCACGTGAAGTTGGTGGAGCCTGGCTACGGACCGGACACGAAGTTCCGAACGAGCATGATGGCGTTCAACGATGCGAACTCGTTTCCGGCACCTTACCAGCCGCTGCTGGACGCCCGGATGAGCAATCTCCCCGAGGCCACAACATCTCTCGAAGACGTCGCCAATGCGGTGTTTCGGGCGGCGAACGATACCGGTGCAACCCTCCGTTATCCGGCCGGACCCGACTCGGTCGCCAGCGCGAAGATGCGTGCCGGATTGAGCGAAGATGATTTCCTGGCGTCGAAACGCGGGGCCTATGCAGTGCCGCGGCAGTAG
- a CDS encoding IclR family transcriptional regulator domain-containing protein produces the protein MDNPTPEGRDKEQLSSFIRGLAVIEIFSERRRRLSITEVAEAVSTTKATARRVLRSLVASGYADFDGHTFDLTPRVLRLGYAYLSSQTIVQLAEPVLRELRSKSGLSALMSVLDGEEIVIVARAPADQLVTIRSEIGNRLPAFCTSMGRAILSGLPDAEMVRIIRSKRTKPLTPKTETDPKRLIAVVKEIQRSGYSLVDQEIENGLVSMAMPVRNARVGRRYAVCVSAHTSQMSAKDMRSKVLNYLREAVRTLDTAG, from the coding sequence ATGGACAATCCAACGCCGGAAGGCCGAGATAAAGAACAGCTATCCTCTTTCATCAGAGGTCTGGCAGTTATCGAGATTTTCTCGGAACGGCGGAGGCGGCTCTCTATCACCGAGGTCGCGGAGGCGGTCTCCACGACAAAGGCGACTGCCCGGCGGGTCCTGCGCAGCCTGGTGGCGTCAGGCTACGCCGATTTTGACGGGCATACCTTCGATCTCACACCGCGTGTCCTGCGGCTGGGATATGCCTATCTGTCGTCGCAAACGATTGTTCAGCTCGCGGAGCCTGTTCTGCGCGAGCTCAGGTCGAAATCGGGACTGTCAGCTTTGATGTCGGTGCTCGACGGCGAAGAAATCGTGATCGTCGCCAGAGCTCCGGCCGATCAGTTGGTGACGATCCGTTCAGAAATCGGAAACCGCCTGCCGGCCTTTTGCACTTCAATGGGCCGCGCAATTCTGAGTGGCCTGCCGGACGCCGAAATGGTGCGGATTATACGCAGCAAGCGCACCAAGCCGCTCACGCCGAAAACCGAAACGGACCCCAAGCGCCTCATAGCTGTGGTGAAGGAGATCCAACGCAGTGGATACAGCCTTGTCGATCAGGAGATCGAGAACGGCTTGGTCTCAATGGCCATGCCCGTTCGCAATGCACGGGTTGGTCGTCGCTATGCGGTGTGCGTGAGTGCCCACACATCGCAAATGAGCGCCAAAGACATGCGAAGCAAAGTCCTCAATTATCTACGTGAGGCCGTCCGTACACTCGATACCGCCGGTTGA
- a CDS encoding EthD family reductase, which translates to MIKINVMYPYTEGARFDHAYYRDRHMPLVKARLGSACAYYTVEKGLAGRAPGASLTGAPPAYVAMCAFICDSAESFQAAMQKHGAEILGDIPNYTDIAPVLQFSEVVVERSDR; encoded by the coding sequence ATGATCAAGATCAACGTGATGTACCCGTACACCGAAGGCGCGCGCTTCGACCACGCCTACTACCGCGACCGGCACATGCCGTTGGTGAAGGCCAGGCTGGGCAGTGCCTGCGCCTACTACACCGTCGAAAAAGGCCTGGCCGGCAGAGCGCCCGGTGCATCGCTCACCGGTGCACCGCCCGCCTACGTGGCAATGTGCGCCTTCATCTGTGATTCGGCCGAAAGCTTCCAGGCCGCCATGCAGAAGCATGGCGCCGAGATCCTGGGCGACATCCCCAACTACACCGACATCGCGCCGGTGCTCCAGTTCAGCGAGGTCGTCGTCGAGCGGTCGGATCGTTGA